A single window of Helicobacter macacae MIT 99-5501 DNA harbors:
- a CDS encoding S6 family peptidase, translated as MHKNTLKILCFLNLFAIFALFAHAQSINISDFYYRDFLDFGQNKGAFKEGASSANANGGSANSGGSSKKGLEFLGKDSSKLSIPHIPNFSASSNYGSLTSVGRGFVATANHVSSPESADGLLDWGVTKYSIAKQSVESSDGEIGGTSKLYGWDTKFLRLSKYVVEGQAQMLDIDNTKTSNSNEAKNLENFKKQLDDFGDSSGDIYLYQAGSGIVTLRGTSNIQSFNTNSSGEMRGGGFGTFGGADYYNAGIGFYYKPMSGFYNQITSGDSGSGIYVYDDKNSKWILLGVVSRDNGAISVASNKDFRDYQRHFEQEIDLQGRVWTLRGNDLEDNSLSSKTLQGNKDIIFGSGGTIQVEKDIDRTQSGYAGGFVFRDSANEITYKFENKNGENHYFKGSGLDIGKNVRVEWALRNASGDSLHKIGKGELIIKTNYTPTKEGENLGTLKIGEGKVSLDTSKKAYENIYITSGRGELSLIQAEALGATKNSNNVNVTQTGAKSYTLSQDKNTNMGFYFGIGGGKLDLVGNSLVLNTIVANDSGAIITNSSAKATVEIEGFGYDTNGNKTATKENTIIHASVGKADSTSQANQTNIDIVYSGDRSATNSPFLAEGDRGGGSNPKNAKSTLPQTPLVLREEAYLIFDGNINTQGKMTITNGNVALQGHATTHATISNDKIRSQVENAENGTQKGMPSYMDLSKPSHLEQPDWDNRSFIFGSGINLANSNLTLGRNVSLESSISLDSSSSVVFGGGVLHFVDNLDSKNVIGNGFTYQQRVESGSIGTEQEKIANHTISYRGKISANGGTINSSILDFNASLDLKNNAKLRAEYLTLSDKDSVSLASGASATIQNLILKNVSDISQIFQNSSSGEKLKVEKSFRFYDVSSFDLSKLDLAHIDKSVNYDIVGVKSSITGTNSTLSANVWLEGGNLSLKSLTLKKIDDSTIKNKIYLQGAENSIAQLKINDSLKVGDTNGLIEAGLSLWDNSILDTPMIEFNSVANGTFLLDSKAEIKNTANANKTQLKGVDSTIDIYIGGSKEFDINASSTSDKQTIITLFGFVPEDKSTQTTPNPTFSGKITASGTSKVESLLDNITASVDLSGSANLVAENITLDSTHNLISISDSARLSADTITAKSVSNLTLQQNGGVANVGEFIFDSSTTNLVGNLIGRNIKLKSSTIKTTDLTFWHNATLSLDNDSKLEVKNLNVENTNLTLDFANHRASAENLANITLSNGANLAINSWDFGNATNFKSDEKSRIDFANLAYTQSPNTAPKNIQSNTTISGTLLLSKVGASLNSNDRFETLTFKNQNLTLGENSSISVAFDDSVKKGANNITLDKYFTLISAGSVSDNRADKRIDFRFAQGATPLFVVSKFYENKLLVKFLESNPRSFAELSKHISSTHTKTLLALTEHNPNDENIDKAASTEEYSALESTLASYEEAMREIATQSSGENLSAILQNNDLSIKMRILQVRSKTQNLATQKPQNLQKLRLASALSYSSANSTKATAYTSPNTPQSDYDDISLLLGVAPKSPPTLSLNPYQNSAWASALGGYAGTLGLNLAFYGSSVGYDRIVGSTLLGVMASFGGSHLLQKKSKQSGIIAGGGAYLHTHFGKSEFQSSLSFAYSSLESSAFGDNIKSSVFGGFWSNYYKYNITLIDGNILKPLGTIGLGISKASDWRGAEFRGGGFDDMFAHIGAGLEYVIFGKNGFYTLGLVGVQKLHSQAKAQVSFANASTMLDFVVNNNAFEVQGYFIGSHTIKERLNIEYAIHINGDTRRYYGTKGSVGFRYAF; from the coding sequence ATGCACAAAAATACACTTAAGATTTTGTGCTTTTTAAATCTTTTTGCTATTTTTGCGCTTTTTGCACACGCTCAAAGCATAAATATTAGCGATTTTTATTATAGGGATTTTTTGGATTTTGGGCAAAATAAGGGGGCTTTCAAAGAGGGTGCAAGTAGCGCAAATGCAAATGGTGGAAGTGCCAATAGTGGTGGAAGCAGTAAAAAAGGCTTAGAATTTCTAGGCAAAGATAGCTCAAAACTTAGTATTCCACACATTCCAAACTTTTCTGCTTCTAGCAATTATGGCTCTTTGACTTCTGTGGGGAGAGGATTTGTCGCGACAGCAAATCACGTAAGCAGTCCTGAAAGTGCAGATGGATTGCTAGATTGGGGGGTTACAAAATATAGCATTGCAAAGCAATCTGTGGAAAGTAGTGATGGCGAAATAGGTGGCACTTCCAAACTTTATGGCTGGGATACAAAGTTTTTGCGACTTAGTAAATATGTCGTTGAGGGGCAAGCACAAATGCTAGATATTGACAATACGAAAACAAGCAATTCTAATGAAGCAAAAAATTTAGAAAATTTCAAAAAGCAATTAGATGATTTTGGAGATAGCAGTGGCGATATTTATCTCTATCAAGCAGGTAGTGGGATTGTAACGCTACGAGGAACGAGCAATATACAAAGTTTCAACACAAATAGTAGTGGGGAAATGCGCGGTGGTGGATTTGGGACTTTTGGTGGGGCGGATTATTATAATGCTGGGATAGGGTTTTATTATAAGCCGATGAGTGGGTTTTATAATCAAATCACTTCGGGCGATAGCGGTAGTGGAATCTATGTGTATGATGATAAAAACAGCAAATGGATTTTACTTGGCGTTGTCTCAAGGGATAATGGCGCAATATCAGTTGCTTCAAACAAAGATTTTAGAGATTATCAAAGACATTTTGAGCAAGAAATTGATTTGCAAGGCAGAGTTTGGACGCTTAGGGGCAATGATTTGGAGGATAACTCACTATCAAGCAAGACACTACAAGGCAACAAAGACATAATCTTTGGCAGTGGTGGGACAATCCAAGTAGAAAAAGACATTGATAGAACACAAAGTGGCTATGCTGGGGGATTTGTATTTAGAGATTCTGCAAATGAGATAACTTACAAATTTGAAAACAAAAACGGCGAAAATCACTACTTCAAAGGCTCGGGGCTTGACATAGGCAAAAATGTCCGCGTAGAGTGGGCTTTGCGCAATGCTAGTGGCGACTCGCTACACAAAATAGGCAAAGGCGAACTTATCATCAAAACCAACTATACACCAACAAAAGAGGGCGAAAATCTAGGCACACTTAAAATCGGCGAGGGCAAGGTAAGCCTAGATACAAGCAAAAAGGCTTATGAAAATATCTACATCACTAGCGGGAGGGGAGAACTCTCACTTATCCAAGCAGAAGCACTTGGCGCGACAAAAAATAGCAACAATGTCAATGTAACACAAACGGGTGCAAAATCATACACACTATCGCAGGATAAAAACACAAATATGGGCTTTTATTTTGGCATAGGTGGTGGGAAACTTGATTTGGTGGGCAATAGCCTTGTGCTAAACACGATTGTGGCAAATGATAGTGGTGCGATTATCACAAATTCTAGCGCAAAGGCAACGGTTGAGATTGAGGGCTTTGGGTATGATACAAATGGCAACAAAACTGCCACAAAAGAAAATACCATAATCCACGCAAGTGTGGGCAAAGCTGATTCTACAAGTCAAGCAAACCAAACAAATATCGACATTGTGTATAGTGGGGATAGAAGTGCGACAAATTCCCCCTTCCTTGCGGAGGGGGATAGAGGGGGTGGGTCAAATCCTAAAAACGCGAAATCTACCCTCCCCCAAACACCCCTCGTGCTAAGGGAGGAAGCATATCTAATCTTTGATGGTAATATCAACACACAGGGTAAAATGACTATAACTAACGGCAATGTAGCACTTCAAGGGCACGCCACTACTCACGCTACCATTAGCAATGACAAAATCCGTAGCCAAGTGGAAAATGCCGAGAATGGCACTCAAAAGGGAATGCCTAGCTATATGGATTTAAGCAAGCCCTCACACTTAGAGCAGCCTGATTGGGATAATCGCAGTTTTATATTTGGCAGCGGAATCAATCTAGCAAATTCAAATCTCACGCTCGGACGAAATGTGAGCCTAGAATCTAGCATTTCGCTAGATTCTAGCTCTAGCGTGGTATTTGGTGGTGGTGTCTTGCATTTTGTTGATAATTTGGATAGCAAAAATGTCATAGGTAATGGCTTTACCTATCAGCAAAGGGTAGAGAGTGGGAGTATCGGCACAGAGCAAGAAAAAATCGCAAATCACACGATAAGCTATCGCGGCAAGATTAGTGCAAATGGTGGCACGATAAATTCAAGCATTTTGGATTTTAATGCGAGTTTGGATTTGAAAAATAATGCAAAACTTAGGGCAGAATATTTGACTTTGAGCGATAAAGATTCGGTTTCATTAGCAAGTGGTGCAAGTGCAACGATACAAAATCTTATTTTAAAAAATGTGAGTGATATATCCCAAATCTTTCAAAACTCTAGCAGTGGCGAAAAACTTAAGGTAGAAAAATCATTTCGTTTTTATGATGTAAGTAGTTTTGATTTAAGCAAATTAGATTTGGCGCATATTGATAAAAGTGTAAATTACGATATTGTGGGTGTTAAATCTAGCATTACGGGCACGAATAGCACATTAAGCGCAAATGTTTGGCTAGAGGGTGGGAATCTAAGCCTAAAAAGCCTTACGCTAAAAAAGATAGATGATTCAACGATTAAAAATAAAATATATTTGCAGGGTGCTGAAAATAGCATAGCACAGCTAAAAATAAATGATAGCTTAAAAGTTGGCGATACTAATGGCTTGATAGAGGCAGGTTTGTCATTGTGGGATAATAGCATACTTGATACGCCGATGATTGAATTTAATAGCGTAGCAAATGGCACTTTTTTACTTGATAGTAAGGCAGAGATTAAAAACACAGCAAATGCCAACAAAACACAACTTAAAGGGGTAGATTCAACAATAGATATTTATATAGGTGGAAGCAAAGAATTTGACATAAATGCAAGTAGCACGAGCGATAAGCAAACAATAATCACGCTATTTGGCTTTGTGCCAGAGGATAAATCTACTCAAACTACGCCAAATCCGACATTTAGTGGCAAAATCACAGCAAGTGGCACAAGTAAGGTAGAGAGTTTGCTAGATAATATCACTGCAAGTGTGGATTTAAGTGGTAGTGCAAACCTTGTAGCAGAAAATATCACGCTTGATTCTACGCATAATTTGATTTCTATAAGCGATAGTGCAAGACTTAGTGCTGATACAATCACAGCAAAAAGCGTATCAAATCTTACGCTACAACAAAACGGTGGGGTGGCAAATGTTGGAGAATTTATCTTTGATAGTAGCACTACAAATCTAGTAGGAAATCTAATCGGCAGGAATATCAAGCTAAAATCTAGCACAATAAAAACGACAGATTTGACTTTTTGGCACAATGCGACACTTAGCCTTGATAATGATTCAAAACTAGAAGTAAAAAATCTAAATGTAGAAAACACAAATCTTACGCTAGATTTTGCAAACCATAGAGCAAGCGCGGAAAATCTAGCAAATATTACTTTAAGCAATGGTGCAAATCTAGCTATCAATTCGTGGGATTTTGGGAATGCTACAAACTTCAAAAGTGATGAAAAATCTCGCATAGATTTTGCAAATCTAGCCTATACCCAAAGCCCAAACACCGCGCCTAAAAATATCCAATCAAACACCACGATAAGTGGCACGCTTTTGCTTAGCAAAGTCGGTGCAAGTCTAAATAGTAACGATAGATTTGAAACCCTAACTTTCAAAAATCAAAATCTAACTCTTGGGGAAAATTCAAGCATAAGTGTGGCGTTTGATGATAGTGTAAAAAAGGGTGCAAATAACATAACGCTAGATAAATATTTCACACTTATAAGTGCGGGAAGTGTGAGTGATAATAGGGCTGATAAACGCATAGATTTTCGCTTCGCTCAAGGCGCAACGCCACTTTTTGTCGTAAGTAAATTTTATGAAAATAAGCTACTTGTGAAATTTTTGGAATCAAATCCCCGTAGCTTTGCCGAGCTAAGCAAGCATATTTCTAGCACACACACTAAGACACTTCTAGCCCTCACAGAGCATAATCCAAATGATGAAAATATCGACAAAGCTGCTAGCACAGAGGAATACTCCGCGCTAGAATCCACCCTAGCAAGCTATGAGGAGGCTATGCGTGAGATTGCCACACAATCAAGTGGGGAAAACCTAAGCGCGATTTTGCAAAACAATGATTTAAGCATTAAGATGCGGATTTTACAAGTGCGCTCAAAAACGCAAAATCTAGCCACACAAAAGCCACAAAATCTGCAAAAATTAAGGCTTGCCTCTGCTTTGTCATACTCAAGCGCAAACTCCACAAAAGCCACCGCTTACACAAGCCCAAATACCCCACAAAGCGACTATGATGACATATCTTTGCTGCTAGGAGTAGCACCAAAATCACCTCCCACACTTAGCCTAAATCCTTACCAAAATAGCGCGTGGGCTAGCGCACTTGGTGGATATGCGGGCACTTTGGGACTAAATCTAGCATTTTATGGCTCTAGCGTGGGATATGATAGGATAGTTGGTAGCACACTTTTGGGCGTAATGGCTAGCTTTGGTGGCTCACATTTGCTTCAAAAAAAGTCCAAGCAAAGCGGAATCATCGCTGGTGGTGGCGCATATTTGCATACGCATTTTGGCAAAAGTGAATTCCAATCAAGCCTATCTTTTGCATATAGCTCACTAGAATCAAGTGCATTTGGTGATAATATCAAAAGCTCGGTATTTGGGGGATTTTGGAGTAATTATTATAAATACAATATCACACTTATAGATGGAAATATCCTAAAGCCACTAGGCACGATTGGACTAGGGATTAGCAAGGCTAGTGATTGGCGTGGAGCGGAGTTTCGCGGTGGTGGATTTGACGATATGTTTGCTCATATCGGTGCGGGGCTAGAGTATGTGATTTTTGGCAAAAATGGATTTTATACACTTGGGCTTGTAGGAGTGCAAAAGCTACATTCTCAAGCAAAAGCACAAGTAAGCTTTGCAAACGCTAGCACGATGCTAGATTTTGTGGTAAATAACAACGCCTTTGAAGTGCAAGGCTACTTCATCGGCTCACACACCATAAAAGAGCGTCTAAACATAGAATACGCAATCCATATAAATGGCGATACTCGCAGATACTATGGCACAAAGGGAAGCGTGGGATTTCGCTATGCTTTTTAG
- a CDS encoding Rid family detoxifying hydrolase: protein MKHISTQNAPQAIGPYSQAIALDSLQNGLIFTSGAIALKPNGEFVNGDITAQTKQVMQNLEAILREGGSSLDKVLKTTCYLANMEDFGAFNAEYEKAFGLHKPARTTIGVKSLPKNALVEVECIATK, encoded by the coding sequence ATGAAACACATAAGCACACAAAACGCTCCACAAGCTATCGGCCCCTACTCACAAGCAATCGCGCTAGATTCTTTGCAAAATGGGCTTATTTTTACCTCTGGGGCAATCGCCCTAAAGCCAAATGGAGAATTTGTAAATGGCGACATAACCGCACAGACAAAGCAAGTGATGCAAAATCTAGAAGCGATTTTGCGTGAGGGTGGCTCTAGTCTAGATAAAGTGCTAAAAACCACTTGCTATCTAGCAAATATGGAGGATTTTGGCGCATTTAATGCCGAGTATGAAAAAGCATTTGGCTTACACAAACCTGCTCGCACTACTATCGGTGTCAAATCCCTACCCAAAAACGCGCTTGTCGAAGTGGAGTGTATAGCGACAAAATAA
- a CDS encoding outer membrane beta-barrel protein, which produces MKNMQRILISVLFASFAQNALAEKSGWFLGFDIGYGGVAYHQREGEDCPQGGCVGTLYEEGLKRNRGGVNYGFVVGYKQFFTPYIGLRYYINASNTHFSLGEFKYKYSFAAIENNENKSVELVGGNINYGVNVDFLGNFIANEKIDFGGFLGVGLGGNYWWGKSVGTSSLPINSFEKYAQTVLGCYSCMHLSGFDVWLNVGLRTNIAQKHGVELVCRVPFLQTNIYSGDSHKAGGTTGAAPRHWSEGNIQQIYSIAARYIYNF; this is translated from the coding sequence ATGAAAAATATGCAAAGAATCCTTATAAGTGTGCTCTTTGCTAGCTTTGCTCAAAATGCCCTAGCCGAGAAAAGTGGCTGGTTTTTGGGCTTTGATATAGGATATGGTGGCGTGGCTTATCATCAAAGAGAGGGAGAGGATTGTCCACAAGGAGGTTGCGTTGGGACTCTCTATGAAGAAGGACTAAAAAGGAATAGAGGAGGTGTAAATTATGGCTTTGTGGTGGGGTATAAGCAGTTTTTTACGCCATATATTGGCTTGCGGTATTATATCAATGCAAGCAACACACACTTTTCACTTGGGGAGTTTAAATATAAATACAGCTTTGCTGCCATTGAAAACAATGAAAATAAAAGCGTAGAGCTAGTCGGTGGCAACATAAACTACGGAGTAAATGTAGATTTTCTAGGAAATTTCATCGCCAATGAAAAAATAGATTTTGGTGGATTTTTAGGTGTTGGGCTTGGTGGAAATTATTGGTGGGGAAAAAGTGTGGGGACATCTTCTCTACCAATAAATAGCTTTGAAAAATATGCTCAAACAGTATTGGGTTGTTATTCTTGTATGCATCTTAGTGGTTTTGATGTTTGGCTAAATGTGGGTTTGCGCACAAATATCGCCCAAAAGCACGGAGTAGAGCTAGTGTGTAGAGTGCCATTTTTGCAGACAAATATATATTCTGGCGATTCTCATAAAGCTGGCGGTACAACGGGGGCTGCTCCTAGACATTGGAGTGAAGGTAATATACAACAAATATATAGCATAGCCGCCCGCTATATTTACAATTTTTAG
- a CDS encoding YigZ family protein — translation MQTIDFNSDSSLGGFCDDFTKTPLSLYEVKGSRFLGFGIKVIASNDEENLNKNANEKNAQSKQESKETRESKESSPLQNPLQTYINELKKAHPKAVHFVYAYRVINSLEQVIERSSDDGEPKGSSGQPCLNVLRGWEMVDFGIIIVRYFGGVKLGVGGLVRAYTKATLEALHTLKSSQKIVQYERREMLNLSVKYSELSTLKHILKAHNLAIQKEEFLSECVELVLCGSEVQMSAFNAWVAKNKHLFL, via the coding sequence ATGCAGACAATAGATTTTAACTCGGATTCTAGCTTAGGTGGATTTTGCGATGATTTTACAAAAACTCCTTTAAGTCTTTATGAAGTCAAAGGCTCAAGGTTTTTGGGGTTTGGCATAAAAGTAATAGCTTCAAATGATGAAGAAAATCTAAACAAAAATGCAAATGAGAAAAACGCGCAATCTAAGCAAGAATCTAAAGAAACAAGAGAATCTAAAGAATCAAGTCCCTTGCAGAATCCTTTGCAAACTTACATAAATGAGCTAAAAAAAGCCCACCCAAAAGCGGTGCATTTTGTCTATGCGTATAGAGTGATAAACTCGCTAGAGCAAGTCATAGAGCGAAGCAGTGATGATGGAGAGCCAAAGGGAAGCTCTGGGCAACCCTGCTTAAATGTTTTGCGCGGATGGGAAATGGTGGATTTTGGGATTATCATTGTGCGATATTTTGGTGGAGTGAAGCTCGGTGTTGGCGGGCTTGTAAGGGCTTATACCAAAGCCACACTTGAAGCACTGCACACGCTAAAATCTAGCCAAAAAATCGTGCAATATGAGCGCAGGGAAATGCTAAATCTAAGTGTGAAATATAGCGAGCTAAGCACACTAAAGCACATACTAAAAGCGCACAATCTCGCCATACAAAAAGAGGAGTTTTTAAGCGAATGCGTAGAGCTAGTCTTGTGCGGCAGTGAAGTGCAAATGAGCGCATTTAACGCGTGGGTAGCAAAAAACAAGCATTTATTTTTATGA
- a CDS encoding menaquinone biosynthesis decarboxylase, which produces MQQMVDLFAKHGELEIIDTPLDIYLEIPHLAYLEVKKSGGGKALLFTNPIDSKRGNSFSMPVFMNIFGSFKRVELIASNPPESIAKMIKELLNLSPPKGIRGIFSALARFGRLYYTLPKMTKNAPAQTVRFLGKEVDLYSLPILTTWEGDAAPFITMGQVYTQDLNGKKKNVGMYRLQVHSKNELGLHWQVHKDSTHFFNEYKKAGEKMPVSIALGGDALYTWCGQAPLPNGIYELMLYGLIKRTRPKVVRCLSNPLSVPSTADIVIEGWVDTSRTKEEGPFGDHTGFYTPIEHYPVLKVSAITMKSKPIYPATVVGKPPLEDKYMGYLTERVFLPLLQMSGTSGLVDYNMPENGVFHNLILAKIAPQYYGHARQIMHAFWGVGQMSFVKHAIFVGQEAPPLEDYQALFEYVLNHFSLDSLVFSEGVCDALDHASPHYAYGGKLGIDISTKGSSRDFTLLGNEELKNKIQSIMPSALLVRQYGTNTQNPIAIIGVESSFSNDKNLQECVSVLAPLKQYLKIAIFVDEAKNDLDNGYMLLWRIVNNIDARRDICICDEVVYVNACDKFHSPSHPREWPKETDCTKSVIESLRQKGFEIDDEMLHKYHICDSSRTKST; this is translated from the coding sequence ATGCAGCAAATGGTTGATTTGTTTGCTAAGCACGGCGAGCTAGAAATCATTGATACACCACTTGATATTTATTTGGAGATTCCGCATTTGGCGTATTTGGAAGTCAAAAAAAGTGGTGGTGGCAAGGCATTGCTTTTCACAAATCCTATTGATTCTAAGAGGGGAAATAGCTTTTCTATGCCTGTGTTTATGAATATTTTTGGCTCATTTAAGCGCGTGGAGCTAATCGCTTCAAACCCTCCAGAATCTATCGCAAAAATGATAAAAGAACTGCTAAATCTATCCCCACCAAAAGGCATAAGGGGCATTTTTAGTGCGTTAGCGCGATTTGGTAGGCTCTATTATACTCTGCCAAAAATGACAAAAAACGCACCCGCACAAACCGTGCGATTTCTCGGCAAAGAGGTGGATTTGTATTCTTTGCCGATTCTCACTACTTGGGAGGGAGATGCTGCACCTTTTATCACTATGGGACAGGTTTATACGCAGGATTTGAATGGAAAGAAAAAAAATGTGGGAATGTATCGCTTGCAAGTGCACTCCAAAAACGAGCTTGGGTTGCATTGGCAAGTGCATAAAGATTCTACGCATTTTTTCAATGAATACAAAAAAGCGGGGGAAAAAATGCCCGTGTCTATCGCGCTTGGTGGGGACGCGCTATATACTTGGTGTGGGCAAGCACCACTGCCAAATGGAATCTATGAGCTTATGCTATATGGGCTCATAAAGCGCACTCGCCCCAAAGTCGTGCGCTGCCTTAGTAACCCACTTAGTGTGCCTTCCACTGCAGATATAGTCATAGAGGGGTGGGTAGATACCTCAAGGACAAAAGAGGAGGGACCATTTGGCGACCACACGGGGTTTTATACTCCTATTGAGCATTATCCTGTGCTAAAGGTAAGTGCCATAACGATGAAATCTAAGCCGATATATCCCGCCACAGTGGTTGGCAAGCCACCATTAGAGGATAAGTATATGGGCTATCTTACCGAGCGCGTGTTTTTGCCACTTTTGCAGATGAGTGGTACTAGCGGGCTAGTTGATTATAATATGCCTGAAAATGGCGTGTTTCATAATCTCATTTTGGCAAAAATCGCTCCACAATACTACGGACACGCACGACAGATAATGCACGCGTTTTGGGGTGTGGGACAGATGAGCTTTGTCAAGCACGCGATTTTTGTAGGGCAAGAAGCACCACCACTTGAGGACTACCAAGCACTTTTTGAGTATGTGCTAAATCATTTTAGTTTGGATTCTTTGGTATTTAGCGAGGGAGTGTGTGATGCGCTAGACCACGCAAGCCCTCACTATGCCTATGGAGGAAAGCTAGGGATAGATATAAGCACAAAAGGCTCTAGTAGGGATTTTACACTTCTAGGTAATGAGGAGCTAAAAAATAAAATCCAAAGCATAATGCCTAGCGCACTTCTAGTGCGACAATACGGCACAAACACGCAAAATCCAATAGCCATAATCGGTGTAGAATCTAGCTTTAGTAATGATAAAAATCTACAAGAATGCGTGAGTGTGCTTGCACCACTAAAGCAATATCTAAAAATCGCTATTTTTGTCGATGAGGCAAAAAACGACTTGGATAATGGCTATATGCTACTTTGGAGGATAGTAAATAATATCGATGCAAGGCGTGATATTTGCATTTGCGATGAAGTGGTGTATGTAAATGCGTGTGATAAATTCCACTCGCCCTCTCACCCACGAGAGTGGCCAAAAGAGACAGATTGCACCAAGTCCGTGATAGAATCCCTGCGACAAAAAGGCTTTGAAATCGATGATGAAATGCTACATAAATATCATATTTGCGATTCTAGCAGGACAAAATCTACATAA
- a CDS encoding glycosyltransferase family 9 protein translates to MKRIAIVRLSALGDVIVSASVLGGLRLFSANALSPKEDLQIDWFVDERFSGVLEDSPCVDCLHSLPFKKWLKSPIGIYKIWRYMRSCGKYDAVIDMQGLLKSALVGKFLRSKKFMGFSARGCREGIASVFYTHRVDIAYHTNILVRNFLVVFGAFGMDLHKILKSIGLRLDKDYLEDLERIDSALKATKSDSEESIEGLERVIMNLGAFKRMIDLRGEGFGINASKLIDFDDKFLTHKKHLAQKYFKKYCSKGIKTYQEFGQEYVQDFGKESSLDSCPKEVLESKKFLFVLEASIEEKTYPIDKYCTLARMLQKHYGNITIYVIWNEAEGRANEMISLLKSRQICSVKLPKLDFNNIKFVLKNMDIVIGGDTGIAHLAWAIWQPCSIALLGNSEISSGKNMRQTRLKRVLLGNPFVISQSGEFEIASIAPDAIFECVKAHLDTD, encoded by the coding sequence ATGAAAAGAATTGCGATTGTGCGACTAAGTGCGCTAGGCGATGTGATAGTTTCTGCAAGTGTGCTAGGTGGTTTGCGTTTGTTTAGCGCAAACGCACTCTCTCCCAAAGAGGATTTGCAGATTGATTGGTTTGTAGATGAGCGATTTAGCGGGGTTTTGGAGGATTCTCCTTGTGTAGATTGCCTGCATTCGTTGCCCTTTAAAAAGTGGCTAAAATCCCCAATTGGAATCTATAAAATATGGCGATATATGCGTTCTTGTGGGAAATATGATGCTGTCATAGATATGCAGGGCTTGCTTAAATCCGCACTTGTAGGTAAATTTTTGCGTAGTAAAAAATTTATGGGATTTAGCGCACGCGGGTGTAGAGAGGGCATAGCTAGCGTGTTTTATACACATAGGGTGGATATTGCATATCATACAAATATTTTGGTTAGGAATTTTTTGGTGGTGTTTGGGGCTTTTGGAATGGATTTGCACAAGATTCTAAAAAGCATTGGGCTTAGGCTTGATAAGGATTATTTGGAGGATTTGGAGCGTATAGATAGTGCGCTAAAAGCCACAAAAAGCGATAGTGAGGAAAGCATAGAGGGGCTAGAGAGGGTGATTATGAATTTGGGGGCGTTTAAGCGTATGATTGATTTGCGTGGAGAGGGGTTTGGGATAAATGCAAGTAAGTTGATAGATTTTGATGATAAGTTTTTGACACACAAAAAGCACTTAGCACAAAAATACTTCAAAAAATATTGCTCTAAAGGGATAAAAACTTACCAAGAATTTGGGCAAGAATATGTCCAAGATTTTGGCAAGGAATCTAGCTTAGATTCTTGTCCAAAAGAAGTGCTAGAATCAAAAAAATTTCTCTTTGTCCTAGAGGCTTCGATAGAGGAAAAAACCTACCCCATCGATAAATACTGCACGCTTGCTAGAATGCTTCAAAAGCATTATGGAAATATCACTATTTATGTGATTTGGAATGAGGCAGAGGGGAGGGCAAATGAGATGATAAGCCTACTAAAATCAAGGCAAATCTGCTCTGTAAAGCTACCAAAACTTGATTTTAATAACATAAAATTTGTGCTAAAAAATATGGACATAGTCATCGGTGGGGACACAGGGATAGCCCATCTAGCGTGGGCGATATGGCAGCCTTGTAGCATAGCTTTGCTAGGAAATAGCGAAATCTCTAGTGGCAAAAATATGCGACAAACAAGGCTAAAGCGCGTGCTTTTGGGCAATCCTTTTGTGATTAGCCAAAGTGGAGAATTTGAGATTGCTAGCATTGCCCCAGATGCGATATTTGAATGCGTAAAAGCACATTTAGATACAGACTGA